The nucleotide window tctttttttatagtatACTAACAGATAATATTTTTCCTATTTACTCATATTTCCTTATTTCATATTTCCCTAGTAAgttttacttcaattaagtactaaaataatttaatacttAATgatatgaaaatttaaatattcaaCATTATCGTTTTAGGCGTTGTGTTAATTATTCATTTGTTATATGCTTAGATCTTTTCGAAGTATTTCTGTGCCATATAGTCTATTTTTTGTGTTACCATAAGTTTGTACATAAGTGTCCTTGTGAGCATTAGTTTCTATGTTCTAATGTCACACTGTAGTGTTTTATTGTGTTGCTTTTTAATTGTTTGCTTAATTGTCCATTAGGGACTTCTGTTTCATATGTTTGTAAGGTGTGTAGTTGTTCAGATGATGCAGTGCGTGTAAGTGGACAGCAAATTAGCAAATTACTAGTTTGTTATGTCTTTTTAAGtgaacatttttgttttgtttttagttttgtggTTGTAACAATTGGAATAGTTGTTTTTTGTAATGACACTTAAGTCAATTAACTTCATCTATCTATAACAGTTTCGTTTGTGCTGTTATATGTCCGTGTGCgcaagtaaaaataattttcgcgaaaagaaCTTACGCAGCGGGCTTTTTTAGCCACTAGTACAATAGTAacattaagttttttaaatatttagacgcATACCTAGATAATCTATTCTTAATTAGAATAAATGCTAAAAAaccattttattattattataaaataagCAGAAGCTTTTCGAACTACGTTCGTCTTCAGTGCAAAAATGTACAAGTATAAATTCGTCTTATGAAAAACATCGGCTACTAACAGCTTGTTAATAGGTTAAGTGGTATTGTTATTTAAGCATTTTTATCAACACTGTGAgctaaaaaaatgcatttaattacataaaaatattaggaactTACAATCCAGCAACAACAGCACAGCCATAATAAGAATATAAGGGATGCTACAATAATTAAGATAATCAGCCAAATAGGCCAGTCATCTTCATCATGATCGTCATGAACAACAAACACGACATGAGTgaactaaataaaaatacatcgtATAAAACACGTGGTATAAAACACGTCGGTTCAAACACGTCGGATAAAACATGTCGTATAAAGCTTGTCGTAGAAAAGACATTGTATAAAAGACGTCGTATAAGACACGTCGTATAAAACACGTCGTATAAACGTCAAAGAAACATCATAAAACAAGTCGAGTAACAAAACccttaaaaataacattatggAGGCACGTCTTTTGCTTGATAAGAATACAGTAAATCATTGAATGCTCATTGTAGACGCTTCAGgcgttcttattaatttgagtTAGGAGttgggaaataaaaaaaacatactttaaaaaaaacattacggGAAGCGCCTAATAACCGACGGCAGATATGCATATTCAGTTGAAGCGCttgtttgtattttcttttaaaataagagAGTTATGCAGCAGGACTGCTTGTTTTGCAAAGGGCGCTTGTTTAATTATTTCCAATAATGGAAAGCGTTAAAGTGAAAGCTACGTTTATAGAAACATTTACCGTTCCGTTGCCAAAATGTTTTCCTATCTCTGCTGTATCACCTCCTTGTAATAACTTCAAAAGTTCTACTACTGCAGCATTTGTCAAATCTTTATTTGGCTCCTTACTGGACTTGTAGCTGATGTAAAATTTTACAACAGCTGTTTCATCAGGGCTGCTTTTACAATTTCCTAAGTTCATTACAATCACTTGATCCGCGCCTGTACTTTTCTCcacattttttgacaaaactttAGCAAGTCCTTCTCTAAATTCTGgggaatatttacaaaaatctttCCATAGCATTGTTAACGTCACGTTGCCGTAGAAATCTGGTTTGTCGGGAGAATCTGTTGTGTACAGGCGTTCTGTAGTGGCGATTGTCGGTTCTTTCGTTGTCGGTAGGCTGGTGCTTGTTAAGGGTGTATCTGTGGGTTTCTTTGTCGTAGCATTTGTGTTAAGCCCTTCCGTTGTAGCATTTGTTATTGGACTATCTGTTGGTTTTGATGTAGTGTTTGATTGTGTTGTAGTTTTAGGCTTCTCTGTTGTTTCTTTGGTAGGTGGAAGAACTGCTACAGAGGAGGACATTACAGTTGATGTTGAAGGACTCGGTTCTATGGACTTTGTTGGCGTTGTAGATGACTGAGTTTCTGATTTAGTACTGGACGAGCTGGTGCTACTTTTAGTTGGAGTTGCTTCAATACTAGTTAATGACTTTGACGCCGATGTTGATGATTTTGACGCAGATGTTGATGATTTTGTCGCCGATCTTGATGATCTTGTCACCGACGGTAACGTACTTGAAGGCGGCAAAACTTTAGTCACACCTATAAAAATGAACAATTTCAAAGTAGGGTATTTAAAAAACCATTTATTAGAATCTAACTTGGTTGAAATACTGTTAATCCGATTAGATTTCATATGATATTAAATAAACACGCGTTCTTCTGTTGTACTACACACATAACTTTACATTTCGAAGTGATCAAATGATATCACATACGGGTAAAGTTGTTTCAACAATATGTTGAATAACAGTActaatataaaacaaaacttaacATCTTTGAAACTTACTAAGGATTGTGCTTGCAGACGATCCTATCTGATAAGAAGAACTTTTCAGTGCTGGTGTACTTCTTGATGTGCTTAGAGTGACTTCAATTGTTGGTGATGTTTGAACTTCAGTAGACGAAGGAAGTAAGGTGGCTATTGGCTCTGTAGTTGAAGATGTAACTACCATACTGTCGCTAATGGATATAAGGGACATCGATTTTATATTTGAAGCTGATATGCTTCTTTGAGGGCTGTTAGAAGAACTAAGAACCATGCTGACTTCAATTGAAGGCGTGAATAATCTAGTCTTAATTGTAGCACTAGTTGATACAGATTCTCGTCTTGTTGTTGGCGCGATTTTTATAGAAGTGGAAACTTTTTCCTCCACTTGTGAAGATATTATTGGTAAGGAGGAACTTGATGAAACTAAAAGGTAGAATCGGATTAGTATTTTCTTTCAATGATGTCTAGCGTATTTTGCATATCAAAAACACATTCTCTTAGGGTGATAACAATGTTCTTGCAGAAGGGTGTGCGTTTAACGTTtaacgttttcttttttaatgttttaataacttaacaaaaataatttaacgttTTAATAACGTTTTCTTTTACCGTGTTGTGTTCATTGCTAAAGTGTAAAATAGATTATCTATTATCACATTCAATGTTGTGGTAATAGAGAGCTGATGAAGAATATTTCTATGTTAACTAACCCTTTTGTTTAGAAAATCTGGACCAAAAAGCTTAACAAAATATGATAGGGTGCAATAATTTCAGTTATTCGTGCATTTCAAGAGTGCAATGGGCGACAAAGACAGAGAATACACGTATCTAAAATGGTAAATTACAGTATGCTGATGTCTGATTTGTTAGGCCAGATGAAATTGAAGGTAAATATGATATTGAAGGTTTCAAGGATAGTAATGTAGCAGATGGTATTCTTGTATCTGTGGATGAATAGGTAGCTAAATACACAAATAATACTCTTCTATATATACTTTATTGGAAAAGCCTTCGGCATATGACCTAGGTGCACTAACATATATTACACGTGTGAGATTTTCCCTAACTCCATTTTACAAATTTGCAAAAGTAGGTCagctatcatgttcaagaaatgataagctTTGAATGATAATGGAACACTGAACAGAGAAAATAGTGCGATAGTGCGtgcgataaattaaaaaaattaaaacattgaaacatttttaGCGGGAACCCCTATACAAAGGCGATAATGAAACAACGAACAACGTATGCATGGTTGTGTAATGCAATGATTTGTTACTAATACAATATTGCACTGTGCTGTGAATTTATGCGCGTAAATTGTATGATATATTATGTGTAGCTATGCAATCTGGTGTAGCAGTAATACAGTGTTGTGCTGTCAGATATTTTGATGACTAAGAGTAGTGTACGGTATTAAAGGGCATAAATTGTATGGTATGTTATGTGCAGTTATGCAGTCTTGTGCGGCAGTTACATAGTGTTTATATAGTAGCAAAGAGTGTTGTGCGGTGTTACGCAGTCTTGCATAACAATTTCCTGTGCAGATAATCTAGCGTGCAGTGCCAATATAATGTCTACGTACTAGAGCTTGCAGAATGCATCGTTGATGTTGCATCCATGGAGCTTCTTGTAATAACTGTGGTGTACATTTCCATTGAAATATAGCTTGTTAATGCTTTGCTGTTACTTTTAACTGTGGAAAGGGCTAAATATTAGGTAATGTTTTGTAATATTGTAATGTTGGTAAATGTAAGATAGTACTCGCTTTTTGTATAAATACTgggattgtatttttttttggcaaatttgttactgatttaaaaaaaaagattttttctgaGAAATTGttgcttattaaaagaaaaaagggaAGTGGCGTTTAATCTCACCTATAGTTTGTTTAACCTTCACTGTTTGAAAAATAATCTCTATAATTACGGGTATCATTAAATGCATTCCTGTATTAATGATAcccttattttgttaaaaatggtaGCAGAATTTCTCCTGCTAATGATGCACCAAATAGCTTTTCCCaggatataaaaaaatcttaattttcaaagggCTAGTAACtagctaatatatatatatactatatgcGCTCAGGTTATAAAACAGTGAAGCCATTTCAAAAACTCGAAAAAACTACAATGCACTGTGCAAGATGAAGGCAATATTTGAATAGTAGCTCAGTTGTTGAAGAAATTCTAAGGCATTTGATGTAACTTAAAAAACGGTTTTAAATGTTTAACTCAAAAATGGTTTATGGTAcctaaaatttaagataaactAACAAAACTGTACAGAAGATGTTTATGGTTATTTGTGACAATTTGGGCACCCTATTTTCttgaaaagtcaaaaaaatgtgTCAGTGTGAATGGGAAAATTATATGTGGTGTTtgttaaaagaaataacattactGTAGGCCGACGTTTGACTTGGTGCATCAGATGAAATTAATGATGAGGATGTCGAAAGCTTTAAGGACATCAAAGAAGGGGTTGCGTTTAATGTGTCTGTGGTTGGATGGATAGCTAAATGTACAAATAGtactttaaacatttattttttgcttttttaatgcAACTTTTTTCTTACTTATTGGTGAATGTCATCTTCTTGTAATTAGCAGTTTCAGAAGCTCTAGGTATTTTGCAGTACAATGGTAACTTGAGTTGCTGTAGTTAGTAAATAAGGTTACGCAATCAATTATGTAGCTATTTTGAGCTTTTCGTCAATAGTTTATGATGCGTTTTGGAAAGATACTAGCCTAAAATATGATCACAGACAAGGAAATGATAAATTCAATGTTTTGTAAAGACTGTGGTAGATCATTTAAATAATAATACCTAGAATGTTTACGACAGACGactttataataaaaacaattgttCCATAGCACACGCAAATAGATAGTGACCACTTAACGCAAAGAGTGATGcaaaagtcttatttatttcTGGTAGAGAATCTACGaagtaaattgaaaaaaaaaaaaaaaaattagtgttgAGCGAGTGTGCTTGTGGGAACGAAACATGTATGAATAAATTACTGCATACTGCTGTTTGGTTTGATGGATCAGATGAAATTTATGTATATgacattaaattttataatgatACTACGGTAGCAGTTGGATTTGATGTATCTGTAGCTGGATGCGTGGTTAGTTAGATAAGTAATAGCTCCCACCATTCTTTCAACGTTTTTTATTCATTTCCAAACCAGTTCAGTAGACCTCAgtcatcaaaacatttttgtagaTATTCAAATCAAGACCTGCAACCAATCTCGCGCCTTTTTATTGTCATAAAGACATAGAAAATCAAGCTTATTAGTTGTGATGATTCAAAACCCAGACCCATCTCATCAAGTAGCAATTAAATTAACGTAACTCAATCCGTGCTATTTGACACTTAACAAAAGATATCATGCTTTATGCTGGTATGCTGGTACTGTTAAGTTAAACAATCGATTACCACATATACAGATTGTTGTAACTAGAAGAGAATTCTGCTATGTTAAAAAGGAATTAATAGTGTTATAATATGCGAGGTCTATAGAATCTAAAAATTTGCGGTTTATTACTTTTACCTGTGGGcctaatgaatttaaaaatatgcgGATACTGAAAAGAATGGGATGCAATTAGTACATTCGTTGCCATGTATGCTGCCTTTTTGTACGGTTTGGGTGTGTTGTGCATTTGACTGAAAATATATTATGGTGTAAGCAAATTGCTGTGCTGGACAATCAAACGTGCAGTGCGAAAAAATGATTACATACTAATGAAAGAGGAATGCGCTGTTGTTTTTGTCTCCATGGAGCTTCCTTTAAGAATTGGACTTGATGGTTCCATTGAAGTAGATCTTGTTCCAACTTTACTGTTGCTACTTACCAAAACTGTGTGAAGAACGAAATACGTGTTATTGACAGctaattatttttcttatttatatagATGCGTCTAAAGGGATGCCTGTGCAAGTGATATTGAAAGACGTATGGTTTTTGTGTAAAAATGTAATGAAGATACTTACTCTGAAATAGTAGGATGTAACctttttaacaataataaaacCCCTTATAAATTTTAGAGTAACGaagtattattttattgttaggtggcaaaaataaattcaaaatgattattagtgcgaaaaaaaaattctcaatctgaaatgtgaaaaataattaaaatacggaagaatgtaaatttaaataatttttaaatatttttttgtaaaacatttCGCTTTCTTAAGATTTCAGAAGAGGTTAATGCATTTTTAAGCTCTTGAAAACGTTGatagataaaaattttaaatacggTAAAAATATTTCGCAGTTAAGTTGtgcatgacaaaaaaaattatgtgcgGATATTATAAGTCATTAATACCCGATTGAAATGAAGTGGTTGATTCAGATCCAGTTATGACGGATGTCAAAGATAAAGGTGGAGATAAGGTTGCTGTTGATGTTGATGAAATTGATGATGATGTACTTTCTGACGACCTTGGAAATATTAACGTGTTTTCTACGGATTGTGCGCTTGAACTTGTTATAGTTGTTAATAACGACATGAGCAGAGTTCTTGATGTTGACATTGACAGAACACTGGATGGTGCCAGAGTTTCCAGAGGTGACGTGATTATTGTTGTTGATATTGTTAAAGATGATACAGCCGATGTTTCTAATGTTATTGAAGATGTGCTTGCAGATGACATACCTGATGACGCTGATGGGAGTGAGGTTTTTGAAGTCGATGATGCCATAAATGATGCACTTGCTGCTATTAAACTAGTTGGAGAAGGAGGGCTTGCTGTTGCTGATTGTCTTGGAGATGAAATGGATGAAATGCTTAACGTCGAAGCTGGAATGCTTGACATAACAATCGTTGCTGAAAAAATACCTGTTTCTGAGGGCGCAGAATTTGATGCTGAAGGCGAATAACTTGACGTTGTCGGTATAACCGGTGTTGGAGAGAAAGAACTTGACGCTGGTAATAGGGTGCTTGAAGCTGTAGATGTCGAAGTTAATGTGGAGTATGAAGTACTTGATGTTGAAGGTGGAATTCTCGACGTTGATGAGCTAGTTTCTATTGAAGTGCTAGGAGGAGACTTACTTGACgatgctaaaataaaaatatagaaactGGACTTTTAGAGAGATGGAGTCACAAACGAAAGATTGATAACATAATTTGACAATGTTTGGTTGCAAgttgtctttaatttttttatttggctATTTTGGAAACACACATGGAATAAAAAATACCCATATAAATTCACAGTCTCTTGTCCTAATATATCTTAATAGCGGAAATAGTGACATAGTTTCTTTCATTCATCCTTTACTTTCCTTCATACGTAAAAATATAGATTTTGACGACTACAAAAATAACTGCGAGCCTCTGAAAGCAATCCAAATAGTGTAGATTTTGGCATCTTTAATTGCAATTACCCCCACTCTGATTCGGTACACTATGTTCAATTCACACTTAGTTTATAAACTGTTTACAATTCATGTTACCTGGACAAACACCTAAGTTGCATGACTGTGTAGCTGTTTCCACGTCAGGGTATGACCTTCCTTTACATGTACTCTTTGTGCAACTTTTCTTAGGCGGATCCACACAATTTCGAGTTCTTGTCCTAACTCCTGCATCACATGATTTAGAGCATGCACCCCAATTAGACCATTCTGTCCAAAAATTCAGAGCACCTAAAAAACAAGAATGAAGAAATTAACTTGAATAGTCATTAGAATATTATTGGCTGACTATCTATTTTTGTCTGATAAAAAAGAGAATCCAAGAGTTGTATTCTTGCACACTGGAGGATGTCTGCTTTATTATACAGCTGTTTATCCACATTAGTCAAATTCAGGACAGTTTGAACATGGAGTTGTATGTTGAACTTCTTGAAGCCTATCTTGGCATGAATATTAAAAATCCAATTGAATCAGTTCTGCAAATAGTTCATtatatgtttattaaaaaaattcagaattGCAATTGAAGTGTAAAGATGCAAGAGATCTTTTTACGCTGATACCCAGGAAGATGGATCCATCCTCCTAGCCGATACTAAACAATCTAATTGTATTTTAAAGGAAATTCTCACCTGTGCTTATACAAGTGAAATTAACTACGATGTATTTGCTTTTGGATGGACATGGATCTCCCCAAACATCAACTTTACATTCATCTTGGAAATTAAACGCTAGAAAAGGATGTAAAAGATGGAATTTTTTCTAATAACAGCTTAAAAAACGAATTACAATAATTTATTCCTCTCAATGTTAGAATATAAGATACAAACCATATTTCCAGAGATTTTTGgatcagtttttaaaaaaaaaaaaattcaaaagaaaaaCCTGAACCTTTCTTATCAGCTTATTTTAGGTGTAGAGGAGCTATGTAGTTGAGATTGAAAGCGACCTTGACTTCCAAGGaaattcaaaagtatactatAAACTttcctttctttaaaaaaagtacatataAAAATCATTGTCTCATCAGTATGAGTGATTTAGATTTCGcatataaacttttatttttatgcaaCAGCTACCTGTATTTTAAAATTACACCGTGCATCCTGACGTTTTAAACACcaattttaaaaagattctATTCCCTATTCTTTCCCTACTTTAAAGATCGCCGCCTTTAAGCCACGGGGACATGGAACAATTTTGgcacattaattttttttttgcaatcatctaaaaaattatgtcttcAAGCATCCATGCTACAAATAACATCTCTATCAAAACAAGGGAAATATTTAGCCAGTCCTAAGTGCTTCAAAAGCACTAATACCCTAGTGTATATCCAAGCTATATGGTTTAAAATGTAGTTACAACAACTTATAATTAATTATCTTACATGCTTTTAGCGTACACTCTGTTTCGTTGTCACAAAGTCTTTTTGCATTATCCAATTGAGATTCTGCCAATGTTGCATTTGGTACGCAGTCAGTTATAGTACCACTCGGGTTTTTACAATCTATTGTACTTGTTCTTCCAAAAAAGGCACCGGTTATACTTAAAACTcctacaaaagaaaaattgtggGTTAGTGTACTTCATATGTGACGTATGGTTTAGCAGTTgcgtacacatttttttaaaataagttcttttttgtctgacgctgggtgtttgtttgtttgttcgtgAATTTGTGGAGTTCTTCGGATACCTgtgtaattttagatttaatgtTCAACATAAAGCGAAGTGTGGTTCTAAACGAAAGAACAACACAAAAGTACGACGTGCTCGAAGTCCAACAATTTGTTGATGAAATGAATTTACAAGAACTgtcaaatattttattgttttacgAGCCTTgtgttcaaaaaagaaaaaaaaacttagctTTTACCTTTACGTAGAATTTCCGCGATTGAAAAATTATTCGAGGTTCGAAATATTTTTAAGGTGTTCTTAGTTTTGGGGCAAATCTCAGCCTAAATGTATATGTAGCAGATTCTTTTAAGAAGGAAACTCGTGTTATAAGTTTAAATTAAATATCTTTCCCTTAATAAGAATtccaaaattctaaccaggctgaTCATTATTCTCATTTCTgcattgttcttatatttttataaatcacATCATTTTCTATGATTTTCCACAAAAATTACATACCAATTGGTGAATGTTGTTTAAAACATTTACAAGTTCCTAATAAACGTCACCACACAAACTGTCATAAATAAGTGGACTGTACGAATACTAAGTGTGAAAATAGCAATGACCTGGCTGTTTGATTGATTATGTTGAATAAAGGGATGAAGTTAAACATGCTGAAGATAAACACTTAATCATACATACCGCCGCTCTTGCATGTTATTTTCCGTGTTAGCCCTGTACAAATTCTTTCTGTACATTGGTTATTTAAACCGCAATCTAAAAGCAAGATAAGAATT belongs to Hydractinia symbiolongicarpus strain clone_291-10 chromosome 1, HSymV2.1, whole genome shotgun sequence and includes:
- the LOC130638112 gene encoding mucin-2-like isoform X9, with the translated sequence MGLKVIFIDFIFIILLHHGYSQLDCGLNNQCTERICTGLTRKITCKSGGVLSITGAFFGRTSTIDCKNPSGTITDCVPNATLAESQLDNAKRLCDNETECTLKASFNFQDECKVDVWGDPCPSKSKYIVVNFTCISTGALNFWTEWSNWGACSKSCDAGVRTRTRNCVDPPKKSCTKSTCKGRSYPDVETATQSCNLGVCPASSSKSPPSTSIETSSSTSRIPPSTSSTSYSTLTSTSTASSTLLPASSSFSPTPVIPTTSSYSPSASNSAPSETVLVSSNSKVGTRSTSMEPSSPILKGSSMETKTTAHSSFITIHPTTDTLNATPSLMSLKLSTSSSLISSDAPSQTSAYTLSTVKSNSKALTSYISMEMYTTVITRSSMDATSTMHSASSTTYSSTDTRIPSATLLSLKPSISYLPSISSGLTNQTSAYFSSSSSLPIISSQVEEKVSTSIKIAPTTRRESVSTSATIKTRLFTPSIEVSMVLSSSNSPQRSISASNIKSMSLISISDSMVVTSSTTEPIATLLPSSTEVQTSPTIEVTLSTSRSTPALKSSSYQIGSSASTILSVTKVLPPSSTLPSVTRSSRSATKSSTSASKSSTSASKSLTSIEATPTKSSTSSSSTKSETQSSTTPTKSIEPSPSTSTVMSSSVAVLPPTKETTEKPKTTTQSNTTSKPTDSPITNATTEGLNTNATTKKPTDTPLTSTSLPTTKEPTIATTERLYTTDSPDKPDFYGNVTLTMLWKDFCKYSPEFREGLAKVLSKNVEKSTGADQVIVMNLGNCKSSPDETAVVKFYISYKSSKEPNKDLTNAAVVELLKLLQGGDTAEIGKHFGNGTFTHVVFVVHDDHDEDDWPIWLIILIIVASLIFLLWLCCCCWIFCGKKEKEPVKRKYTFQHIDPLGIPHVKISDENGNAKPTYTSTMTVTVRPKSPAATHFDNPAYEMNEYPPTPSFGFRPVNVKLVNLKSGDDSDIEKKPDSGSDSSSDDEKSPPSPETTKVYLDGKLVQEIPVLEKATEL
- the LOC130638112 gene encoding mucin-5AC-like isoform X7, which translates into the protein MGLKVIFIDFIFIILLHHGYSQLDCGLNNQCTERICTGLTRKITCKSGGVLSITGAFFGRTSTIDCKNPSGTITDCVPNATLAESQLDNAKRLCDNETECTLKASFNFQDECKVDVWGDPCPSKSKYIVVNFTCISTGALNFWTEWSNWGACSKSCDAGVRTRTRNCVDPPKKSCTKSTCKGRSYPDVETATQSCNLGVCPASSSKSPPSTSIETSSSTSRIPPSTSSTSYSTLTSTSTASSTLLPASSSFSPTPVIPTTSSYSPSASNSAPSETGIFSATIVMSSIPASTLSISSISSPRQSATASPPSPTSLIAASASFMASSTSKTSLPSASSVLVSSNSKVGTRSTSMEPSSPILKGSSMETKTTAHSSFITIHPTTDTLNATPSLMSLKLSTSSSLISSDAPSQTSAYTLSTVKSNSKALTSYISMEMYTTVITRSSMDATSTMHSASSTTYSSTDTRIPSATLLSLKPSISYLPSISSGLTNQTSAYFSSSSSLPIISSQVEEKVSTSIKIAPTTRRESVSTSATIKTRLFTPSIEVSMVLSSSNSPQRSISASNIKSMSLISISDSMVVTSSTTEPIATLLPSSTEVQTSPTIEVTLSTSRSTPALKSSSYQIGSSASTILSVTKVLPPSSTLPSVTRSSRSATKSSTSASKSSTSASKSLTSIEATPTKSSTSSSSTKSETQSSTTPTKSIEPSPSTSTVMSSSVAVLPPTKETTEKPKTTTQSNTTSKPTDSPITNATTEGLNTNATTKKPTDTPLTSTSLPTTKEPTIATTERLYTTDSPDKPDFYGNVTLTMLWKDFCKYSPEFREGLAKVLSKNVEKSTGADQVIVMNLGNCKSSPDETAVVKFYISYKSSKEPNKDLTNAAVVELLKLLQGGDTAEIGKHFGNGTFTHVVFVVHDDHDEDDWPIWLIILIIVASLIFLLWLCCCCWIFCGKKEKEPVKRKYTFQHIDPLGIPHVKISDENGNAKPTYTSTMTVTVRPKSPAATHFDNPAYEMNEYPPTPSFGFRPVNVKLVNLKSGDDSDIEKKPDSGSDSSSDDEKSPPSPETTKVYLDGKLVQEIPVLEKATEL
- the LOC130638112 gene encoding mucin-2-like isoform X2 produces the protein MGLKVIFIDFIFIILLHHGYSQLDCGLNNQCTERICTGLTRKITCKSGGVLSITGAFFGRTSTIDCKNPSGTITDCVPNATLAESQLDNAKRLCDNETECTLKASFNFQDECKVDVWGDPCPSKSKYIVVNFTCISTGALNFWTEWSNWGACSKSCDAGVRTRTRNCVDPPKKSCTKSTCKGRSYPDVETATQSCNLGVCPASSSKSPPSTSIETSSSTSRIPPSTSSTSYSTLTSTSTASSTLLPASSSFSPTPVIPTTSSYSPSASNSAPSETGIFSATIVMSSIPASTLSISSISSPRQSATASPPSPTSLIAASASFMASSTSKTSLPSASSGMSSASTSSITLETSAVSSLTISTTIITSPLETLAPSSVLSMSTSRTLLMSLLTTITSSSAQSVENTLIFPRSSESTSSSISSTSTATLSPPLSLTSVITGSESTTSFQSVLVSSNSKVGTRSTSMEPSSPILKGSSMETKTTAHSSFITLSTVKSNSKALTSYISMEMYTTVITRSSMDATSTMHSASSTTYSSTDTRIPSATLLSLKPSISYLPSISSGLTNQTSAYFSSSSSLPIISSQVEEKVSTSIKIAPTTRRESVSTSATIKTRLFTPSIEVSMVLSSSNSPQRSISASNIKSMSLISISDSMVVTSSTTEPIATLLPSSTEVQTSPTIEVTLSTSRSTPALKSSSYQIGSSASTILSVTKVLPPSSTLPSVTRSSRSATKSSTSASKSSTSASKSLTSIEATPTKSSTSSSSTKSETQSSTTPTKSIEPSPSTSTVMSSSVAVLPPTKETTEKPKTTTQSNTTSKPTDSPITNATTEGLNTNATTKKPTDTPLTSTSLPTTKEPTIATTERLYTTDSPDKPDFYGNVTLTMLWKDFCKYSPEFREGLAKVLSKNVEKSTGADQVIVMNLGNCKSSPDETAVVKFYISYKSSKEPNKDLTNAAVVELLKLLQGGDTAEIGKHFGNGTFTHVVFVVHDDHDEDDWPIWLIILIIVASLIFLLWLCCCCWIFCGKKEKEPVKRKYTFQHIDPLGIPHVKISDENGNAKPTYTSTMTVTVRPKSPAATHFDNPAYEMNEYPPTPSFGFRPVNVKLVNLKSGDDSDIEKKPDSGSDSSSDDEKSPPSPETTKVYLDGKLVQEIPVLEKATEL
- the LOC130638112 gene encoding mucin-2-like isoform X11, yielding MGLKVIFIDFIFIILLHHGYSQLDCGLNNQCTERICTGLTRKITCKSGGVLSITGAFFGRTSTIDCKNPSGTITDCVPNATLAESQLDNAKRLCDNETECTLKASFNFQDECKVDVWGDPCPSKSKYIVVNFTCISTGALNFWTEWSNWGACSKSCDAGVRTRTRNCVDPPKKSCTKSTCKGRSYPDVETATQSCNLGVCPASSSKSPPSTSIETSSSTSRIPPSTSSTSYSTLTSTSTASSTLLPASSSFSPTPVIPTTSSYSPSASNSAPSETVLVSSNSKVGTRSTSMEPSSPILKGSSMETKTTAHSSFITTYSSTDTRIPSATLLSLKPSISYLPSISSGLTNQTSAYFSSSSSLPIISSQVEEKVSTSIKIAPTTRRESVSTSATIKTRLFTPSIEVSMVLSSSNSPQRSISASNIKSMSLISISDSMVVTSSTTEPIATLLPSSTEVQTSPTIEVTLSTSRSTPALKSSSYQIGSSASTILSVTKVLPPSSTLPSVTRSSRSATKSSTSASKSSTSASKSLTSIEATPTKSSTSSSSTKSETQSSTTPTKSIEPSPSTSTVMSSSVAVLPPTKETTEKPKTTTQSNTTSKPTDSPITNATTEGLNTNATTKKPTDTPLTSTSLPTTKEPTIATTERLYTTDSPDKPDFYGNVTLTMLWKDFCKYSPEFREGLAKVLSKNVEKSTGADQVIVMNLGNCKSSPDETAVVKFYISYKSSKEPNKDLTNAAVVELLKLLQGGDTAEIGKHFGNGTFTHVVFVVHDDHDEDDWPIWLIILIIVASLIFLLWLCCCCWIFCGKKEKEPVKRKYTFQHIDPLGIPHVKISDENGNAKPTYTSTMTVTVRPKSPAATHFDNPAYEMNEYPPTPSFGFRPVNVKLVNLKSGDDSDIEKKPDSGSDSSSDDEKSPPSPETTKVYLDGKLVQEIPVLEKATEL